The DNA sequence GGTGAATTTTGACAAGCTAATATATTTTTGTTCAAAATCAAAAACACATCAGGGCGTCGATTATGTCTATCTCGCTCAGCTTTCTGCCGATTCCTCTTCATTTGCCTATCAAGTCAAAAATATCTTGGCAGATAATGCATCGGGTGACAATTTAAGCGACCGCTATCAAGCTATGTCAATTTTATTTTATAAAATCAATGATCTGGAAAACGAATATGAAAATCCAGATTTTCGCTCCTTTAATATAAATAGGTATTTGGAATACAAACGAGTAAAAGATATTGATAAAGTAAAAATAGAAGATTTTTTAAATTCTTCATCACACGAATTAACTTATCAAGTTGGTAATCCAAATACAGATAATAGAGTAAATGTGACAATAGAAAACCTTCCGGCAAATTTAGTAAATGCTAATTTCTATGTAAAATATTTGGATGTTAATACAGTATTACAAGAAGGATCTCTTGACAATATCTCGTATCTCCACCGTGTCGGACAAGGAAATTTTATTGTCACTTTAGAAAGAAGTGAAATGAGTAGCGATGGAAAAAGGGAAAAAATACTAAACGAAATTCCCTATTCGATTTATTCAAATGAAGTGGAAAAAGGAGAACTAACTGTAAGTTATTAGATTCTTTTGTATTTGTTTGGCATGTGCCTTTTCTAACATATTTTGATATAATTCTCTGCATGGCAAGAGAAGTCGTTATTAAAACTGTTGTAGTTCCTATCGAATATGGATGTATAGAAATCGGTCAGCGTGTGAGGGCAGAGCTTGAAAATAGTGTTCCCAATGGAACTGCTTACTGTTCAGATACACCTGGAATTAAAACTACAATATTAGGACGCCAGTGTTTAAATACAACATGCTCTAAATACTCGGGTTACAGATGATTTTTCATCATCTTTTTGATATTTTGTTATAATACTTCTGAAAACTTTCAATGCCCGGTCGTCTCAGTGAAACTCAGTGAGTATTCTCACGCAAGTGGTAGGACATGTCATGCAAGGCATGACCTAAAGCATATTTTGAAGTATAATCTGGTTGGTGATTTAGTTAATCCTCCATTGCCCGGTCGTCTCAGTGAAACTCAGTGAGTATTCTCACGCAAGTGGTAGGACATGTCATGCAAGGCATGACCTAAAGCATATTTTGAAGTATAATCTGGTTGGTGATTTAGTTAATCCTCCATTGCCCGGTCGTCTCAGTGAAACTCAGTGAGTATTCTCACGCAAGTGGTAGGACATGTCATGCAAGGCATGACCTAAAGCATATTTTGAAGTATAATCTGGTTGGTGATTTAGTTAATCCTCCATTGCCCGGTCGTCTAATGGTAGGACATGCGGCTCTGAACCGTATAATCGAGGTTCGAATCCTTGCCGGGCAGCTAAGACGGGCACCCCTAGGTGACCGTATTCTCTATTTAGCTTGAAGGGGCTTGCTAAAAGCCCCTTCAAGACGGGAAACATTCGGACCGGCAAAATACTCTTAAAATTCCAATATCAAGGCTGGATTCATATATGTCCTACTTAACCCAGAGAATAAGGATTCTAACCCCTCATTTTGCTATAATCCTTATATAACTATATGCGTCTCAGAAATGTACTATTGATCCTCTTAATTGTAATTCCTTCTTTATTTTCTTTTTCCCCTCGCACTGCTTTTGCCTCTTGTGCTCCTCCTACATCACTTGCTGAATACAAAGAACAGGCAGATATAGTTGTGTTAGGCCGTGTAGCAAGCATTTCTGATACTTCAGCTATAGTTAATGTGGAACTATATTTTAAAGGTCATGGTGGACCTTCTCAGATTCAGGTAAGCGGACAAGAATCTCAAGGAGCAGTAACATCTGTTGATTTTTCGTTTGAGGAAGATAAAAAGTATCTCCTTTTTCTTAAGATGGACTCCGGTAATCTTAAAACAAATGCCTGTATGGGAAATAAAGAAGTATCCGATGCACTTACTTCTGAAGATTTAGCTGTTTTAGGTACGGGATATTCACCGAGTGGGAACACTCAGGACTTATCATCCTCCGAAGGTAGTGAAAGACAGCCTTCAAATCCTAATATAAATTTTATGTTAGTAACTGGTGGTCTTTTAATTCTTGGAGTTGTTGCTGTTTCCTGGAAAAAGTTGCAAAAGAAGCGATAGAAATAGTTTTAAATTAACGGTACTGAGGTAACAGTTTCGTTGTGGATATAGAGTTGCCGATTTAATATATTCGTTACTTCTCGTTTTTCCAGCATCGTTCCATTTCTGAAAATGTAGTTCGCATAATCCATAAAGTGAACAGGCTTGTTTTCAGGGTTAATGTCTTGCGCCCACAAAATCTCATCTCGCATTTTCTTGTAAGATTCCATACTTTCTTTTATAAATAACTTAAAAGTAAATATCTGCGGATGCGCCATATACATGAAGTTTAGGTATCGTAATATTTGCTTTACTAGCTTTTCCTCTGTGAGATATGGTTCCGGGCAACCATACTTTTTCTGCCTCGTACAGTGATAGTAAATGTGATAGCGTGGTTCTCCATATTTTCGCTTTCTGTATCTATCTTCACCAATAACCAGTGAACCGCAACTCGCACATTTGAACAGTTCTTTGAAGGTAAAGGTTTTGCTACCCCATTTTGCTTTCTTTGGAGCTACAAGCTGTTTTTGTACTTGATCAAATAGCTCTTTGCTAATTAGTGGTTTATGTGACCCTTTGTACCAATTACCACTTCCGATAGGATACTCAAATTCTCCATAATAGAACGGGTTTTTAAGCATCAAGTAAATTTGACTGAGTGTTACTTTCTTTCCTGCTCTGGTTGTTAAACAAGAATCGAGCCACTTCTTGAGAGTTCTTCCGCTATCACCATTTTTCGCAACCCTTTCAAACATTTCTGTCACAAATGGTGCTCTTTCAGGATCAGGAATAATATCTTTTATGCCAGCCATGGCTCTATTGAAATAACCGATTGGCGGCATTCCCGGTCTCCATCCCATGTTACATTTCGCTCTGATACCTCTTTTTACATTTATTCCTTTCTGGTCATTCTCAAGTTTGGCTTGAGAGCAAAGGATCATAAGTAAAAACTTATCACTTGGGCTGTTTGAGAATGCTTGCGTGAATGTTTTAATGTGGATGAGTTTTCCGCCATCCATCATATCTACAAGCATTCCTAAATCTCCTGCATTCCTTGATAATCTATCTGGAGCCCATGTTAAAATCCCTGTGAACATTCCATTACGAAGATCATTGAGGAGCTGATTAAAGACTGGTCGCTGCCCCGAAAGTTTGGCTGAATGACTTTCTTTGCGAATCTCTTTGATAAATAGTCCTTCTTTTATCGCCATGTCATTCATTTCTTTGATTTGAGAGTCAATTGACATGGCTTGCCGTTCATCATCCTCAGTTGATTTTCGGGCATAGAGACAATATTCAACGGTCTGTACTTGCGGTAGAACTGCTTGCTGTAACAAGTTATTCTGGTAGTTCATATCAGGGAACAAGGTACCGCAACAATTAAGGGAAGTCCAGACGCAAAATACTATGAGGATTAATCTAAATTATACAGTTATAAGGTCTTTTTCTGACCTCTTCAATAGAACTGCATTTGTTGCAACGATAATTGAAGAGACACTCATCAAGAGTGCTGAAATTTCGGGTCTTAGTGAAATATTAAATGCAGGGTATAGAACACCTGCAGCAACAGGTATAGCTAAGACGTTATAAATTGATGCCCAAAAGAGATTTTGTTTCATTTTCCTTACCGTTGCTTTTGAAAGCCTAATCGCCCTGATAACATCAGCCGGATCTGACTTCATAAGAACGACCCTTGCAGTTTCTATTGCAACATCAGTCCCCGCACCAATAGCGATTCCTATATCTGCTTGAGCAAGTGCTGGGGCATCATTCACGCCATCTCCAACCATTGCGACAAATTTTCCTTCTTTTTGTAATTTCTTAACATAAGAAGCTTTATCCTCTGGCATTACATCCGCAAACACTCGCTTTATTCCAAGTTTTTTCGCTACTGCAAGAGCTGTGGTTTCATTATCTCCTGTAATCATAGCTGTTTCGATACCTAGCTCATTCATCCGATCAACTGCTTTTTTGGCATTTTCTTTAATAGGGTCAGCTGCACCAACAACGGCTTTTACTTGTCCGTTCACGGCAAGAACCATGATTGTTTGTCCACTTTTTAAAAATGACTGTATTTTAGTATCAAGTGGTGTAACATCAACATTATTTTCTCTCATGAGCTTTACCGTACCCACTAATACCTTTTTTCCTTCAATGACTGCCCGTACTCCTAAACCTGAAAGATTCTCAAATTTTTCAATTCTGGTTGGAAGCTTAATCTTTTTACTCTTCATTTCTTCAAGAACTGCATTTGCAAGTGGATGGCTCGACTTTGCTTCTGCAGCTCCAATAAGTTGCAAAGCCTCTTTATCACTGAAGCCCTTAACACTACTCATGCTTGTAATTTTAGGCTTACCCTCTGTTAACGTTCCCGTTTTATCAAGCACGACGGCTTGAATTTTTGATACCTGCTCAAGAGTGGGAGCATCTTTAATAAGAATGTTGTGCTTTGCTCCAAGTCCTGTCCCAACTGCAACAGCAGTAGGTGTTGCAAGTCCTAATGCATCAGGACAGGCGATTACGACAGCAGATATTGCAAAAGTAAGTGCAAAGAGTAAAGGCTGTCCTGCTATAAAATACCAGACGGCAAAAGTAAGTAGACCGCTTCCTACGGCAAGAATTACCAAATAACCAGCGAATTTATCGGCGATTTTTTGTCCAGGAGCTTTGGAGTTCTGTGCTGTTTCAACCATTTTTGCTATTTGTGAAAGAGCAGTATCTTCTCCTACTTTTGTTGCTTTGAACTGAACTGACCCTGATTGATTGATAGATCCCCCAATAACCTGATCTCCACTACTTTTAGCAACAGGTATAGATTCTCCTGTAACGAGGGATTCATCAATTGCCGTTTCACCTTCAATAATTTCACCATCAACAGGCACTTTATCACCAGGTTTTAATACTAATATATCTCCGATTTTTACCTCAGAAGTTGAAACCAACTCCTCTTTTCCATTTCTAAGGAGTCTTGCCTGGGGTGGAACTAAATTAAACAAAGCTTGGAGAGCGTCTGTCGTACCACGACGTGATTTCATCTCCATCCAATGTCCAAAGAGGACGAATGTAATAAGCATTGCTGCTGCTTCATAGAATGTTTCATGACTCCCAAGCAGGGTGAGTATCACACTGAAACCATACGCTGCTGTTATACCCACCGCGATAAGCACAGACATTCCTAGCCGTCGGGTTTTCAATTCATAGTAAGAAGAATACAAGAATAACCAGCCACCATAAAAGAAAACCGGTGTTGTTAGCAAAAAGAGAAGCCAGGGAATGGGAATTGGTGAGGGTAGGTTCCAATTAAACAGCATTCTACCCATTGAATATGCAAGGATAGGGATCGTTAAAATGAACGAGAAAAAGAACTTATTTCGTATATCCTCTTCCATGAGCTTTGCCATCTCACGTCCTGCTTTTCCTGTGTGATCCATACCCATTGTCATAGTCATGCTCATCTTTATTTTTTCCCAAAAGGACATATCATCAATGGGTTTCATTGTGTGCTCATGACTCATATGGCTTTCATGCATTCCATGTTTATCATTCTTTACTTCAACAAGTGCCATACCACATTTAGGACAAACACCAGGTTTGTCTTTTCTGACTTCAGGATGCATTGGACAGGAATATGTTTTGTTACTCATAACTATTTCTCAGCTGCATAATATATTTGTACTACTTATTGTAGTACACAGTCAAAAGGATTTTTTGAGAGCGTTTTCGTATTTATATGGATTAGAGATTCCTGTCAGGGTAACTTCACCTTGATACCCTCCTGAAGCACTTGTTTTTAATATAACATCTCCGTAGTTAAAAATCTTTCCTAATAAAGACTGGTGTGTTGTAATAGATCTAATGTTTTCGAAATGAAATACATCTTCTTCTGTGCTAAGTATTCCAGTTCTTTGTATTAAATGCTTATCTGTAAGAAAATAGGTATTATTGGCCCACTGCAAAATCACATAAGTAATGAGAAAAATTTCTAATATGATCTTTCCTATTTGTGTGATAAAGAGCATTACTGAAATGTGGTGATGGAAATCAAAAGGAATACCAAAGCCTAAATTAAGGAGATAAAATATAAGGCTGTAAAGAGAGTCTATAATAAACAGTATAAGTGCAAGTTTTAGAGTTAAAACAAAAATGCTTCCTCTTATTGGTTCGACATTATGTTCGTGTTCCCTCGTCATACCTTGATCTCTTTCCTTTTAATATTTGGCTTATACCTCTTTTCACCTATTGTAAACGTCATCATAATCGGGCATAGAAGAACTATTGTTAATAGTAATAGTACCGAAACATCAATAGATCTTTGAAAAAATAGAAAAGCTCCCATTGTCAAGACTACGATC is a window from the Candidatus Woesebacteria bacterium genome containing:
- a CDS encoding recombinase family protein, translated to MNYQNNLLQQAVLPQVQTVEYCLYARKSTEDDERQAMSIDSQIKEMNDMAIKEGLFIKEIRKESHSAKLSGQRPVFNQLLNDLRNGMFTGILTWAPDRLSRNAGDLGMLVDMMDGGKLIHIKTFTQAFSNSPSDKFLLMILCSQAKLENDQKGINVKRGIRAKCNMGWRPGMPPIGYFNRAMAGIKDIIPDPERAPFVTEMFERVAKNGDSGRTLKKWLDSCLTTRAGKKVTLSQIYLMLKNPFYYGEFEYPIGSGNWYKGSHKPLISKELFDQVQKQLVAPKKAKWGSKTFTFKELFKCASCGSLVIGEDRYRKRKYGEPRYHIYYHCTRQKKYGCPEPYLTEEKLVKQILRYLNFMYMAHPQIFTFKLFIKESMESYKKMRDEILWAQDINPENKPVHFMDYANYIFRNGTMLEKREVTNILNRQLYIHNETVTSVPLI
- a CDS encoding copper-translocating P-type ATPase, which gives rise to MHPEVRKDKPGVCPKCGMALVEVKNDKHGMHESHMSHEHTMKPIDDMSFWEKIKMSMTMTMGMDHTGKAGREMAKLMEEDIRNKFFFSFILTIPILAYSMGRMLFNWNLPSPIPIPWLLFLLTTPVFFYGGWLFLYSSYYELKTRRLGMSVLIAVGITAAYGFSVILTLLGSHETFYEAAAMLITFVLFGHWMEMKSRRGTTDALQALFNLVPPQARLLRNGKEELVSTSEVKIGDILVLKPGDKVPVDGEIIEGETAIDESLVTGESIPVAKSSGDQVIGGSINQSGSVQFKATKVGEDTALSQIAKMVETAQNSKAPGQKIADKFAGYLVILAVGSGLLTFAVWYFIAGQPLLFALTFAISAVVIACPDALGLATPTAVAVGTGLGAKHNILIKDAPTLEQVSKIQAVVLDKTGTLTEGKPKITSMSSVKGFSDKEALQLIGAAEAKSSHPLANAVLEEMKSKKIKLPTRIEKFENLSGLGVRAVIEGKKVLVGTVKLMRENNVDVTPLDTKIQSFLKSGQTIMVLAVNGQVKAVVGAADPIKENAKKAVDRMNELGIETAMITGDNETTALAVAKKLGIKRVFADVMPEDKASYVKKLQKEGKFVAMVGDGVNDAPALAQADIGIAIGAGTDVAIETARVVLMKSDPADVIRAIRLSKATVRKMKQNLFWASIYNVLAIPVAAGVLYPAFNISLRPEISALLMSVSSIIVATNAVLLKRSEKDLITV
- a CDS encoding PH domain-containing protein encodes the protein MTREHEHNVEPIRGSIFVLTLKLALILFIIDSLYSLIFYLLNLGFGIPFDFHHHISVMLFITQIGKIILEIFLITYVILQWANNTYFLTDKHLIQRTGILSTEEDVFHFENIRSITTHQSLLGKIFNYGDVILKTSASGGYQGEVTLTGISNPYKYENALKKSF